A window of Castanea sativa cultivar Marrone di Chiusa Pesio chromosome 8, ASM4071231v1 genomic DNA:
aaaaattagaagcTTTAGATTCCAAGTCTTTGTTACaatagacaaaaattaaaacaaatttaagttgtttttgGGAAAAGAATTAATAAATGTGATGAACACTTACTTTTGATTGTTTCTTAGTTTTGTAAAGAGGTTGAACCCAATCACCGCCACAAAGTAAAGCTTGTACagtttttgttgataaagaAGCTCGATACACATCAATTACTCTACCTCCTGTAAAGAATGCCGATTCTGAAGCTACTGTGGTGATGGGAATGGAAAGTATGTCAGATGCCATTTTTGAGAGAATACGAAATTTTAGGTTGTTAGCCTTCCACCACTCCAAAGCATCAAAGTCTGAATCAGAATCATCCGAGCATAAAAAGACACCTTCTTCCAAGTACACATCCAAATTTGATTTTGCTGGTTGTATGTTATCAGCATTTCTAACAAACTGATCAAACTTCATTCTACCTCTAGTTTTAAACTTGGAATTATTGCCACCAAAACTACTACTACCTTCAGTGGATTTAGATGCACTTTGTCCAGCATTGCTTGAAGTATAGTCCAtaacatattcattataaagTTGATATAAGGCATCATGAACACGATCAATGTTTCTAGCTACTTCAAACCCTTGATAGATCTTTGGAAATGAAAAGTTTATCAAAGTCATTTTGAACCGAGGATCTAACACAGCAGCTATGTCCATTACAAAATTGCATTCACCCCAATATTTGTCAAACTTTAACTTCATCTTACATGCCATAGCACTGATGTAGTCATTTTCATCAAGTGACTTCTCATTTGAAACTTCTTTTATCTTCCAAACCTCAGGAAGGAATAGATTTGCAATTGGATATTCACTTCCTGCTATGACATTTGTGACttcttcaaaaacatataaaaaattgcaCACATGTTCTGTCCTATCCCAATCTTCATTACTAAGCAGCCAATTATACCCCGCATCTCTATCTTTGTACCTAGGGAACACCTCTCTAAACTCCAAGGCAGCAGCCAACATTGCATATGTTGCATTCCAACGTGTGGGACAATCTAAGATCAACTTCTTGGACGGTAATTGCAATTGCTCTGTAATCTCACCAAACTTTATAAGACGAGCTTCTAATGCAATTAGATACTTCACACTTTCATGAACATTTTCAATCACCATTTCAATCTCACTCAACCCATCTTGTACCAGCAAATTAATGACATGTGCACAATAACGCACATGAAAGATCTTGCCACCCAACATGAGCTTCCTTTTGATAGCATCTTTT
This region includes:
- the LOC142606021 gene encoding zinc finger BED domain-containing protein RICESLEEPER 2-like, which encodes MDVFAATENLDAVINIDENEESIINKDVKLEENPFEQKKRKRTSVIWNDFNEIILPDGTKKVQCIHCLKRLAYNNNGATTQYRRHLKGCLSRKLADKKQKLLAVNEGGVESEVAIANFKYDHAKVRVKASHMILVHGYPFNMVEHEVFNVFMKTATPYYQKISCNTARNDCISTFELEKKKLKTMLGSVNRVSLTADFWKSGQKIGYMCLTCHFVDSSWKLQKRIINFCDVPPPHSGVVISDAIFKSLLDWGLEDKVCTITLDNANNNDAALRILKDAIKRKLMLGGKIFHVRYCAHVINLLVQDGLSEIEMVIENVHESVKYLIALEARLIKFGEITEQLQLPSKKLILDCPTRWNATYAMLAAALEFREVFPRYKDRDAGYNWLLSNEDWDRTEHVCNFLYVFEEVTNVIAGSEYPIANLFLPEVWKIKEVSNEKSLDENDYISAMACKMKLKFDKYWGECNFVMDIAAVLDPRFKMTLINFSFPKIYQGFEVARNIDRVHDALYQLYNEYVMDYTSSNAGQSASKSTEGSSSFGGNNSKFKTRGRMKFDQFVRNADNIQPAKSNLDVYLEEGVFLCSDDSDSDFDALEWWKANNLKFRILSKMASDILSIPITTVASESAFFTGGRVIDVYRASLSTKTVQALLCGGDWVQPLYKTKKQSKVELGSTSITEIAIPFPK